GACCCCGCCAGCGTCAACCTGCGCAGCGAGATCGCAACGGCGGCTTATTTTGATCATGGCAAGGTGGCAGGAGGCATCGCCTTCTTACAGGCGGGCTTGAACCGGCCCCTGTTCCCCGAGCCTCGCGCCCTCCTGCAATGGGTCATTGCCCGCAACCAATGGCAGTTGGCCCACGACCCCAAGGCGGCGGAAAAGACCCTGCTGATCAGCCTCAAGGCATCGCCGGACTTTACTCCCACCCTGACCCTGCTGCGGCAGATCGTGCAGGCGCAAAAGCCGGGCGGCCAGGCATCGACACGAGCGGAATGAGGGCCGCAATATATCGAGCCTAACCGCTTGTCGCATGGTCAATCAAAAGGATAATATCCGTGCTTAGACATAGGAGGTCCTATGCAGCCGAGTGCTAAGCAAAGCTTTCCTCATCCTGAGTTGATCGGCAGCTTCCGCCAGTTCGGTCCTTTCGGGGTGGCTTACCAAGTCGTCAAGGAAGGTCACTCGACAGATCACGGATGGACGGTAGAAATAGAGGTGCCGTCAACAGGAGAACATCTAGAATATCCCCTCCGCTCCGTCCTAGACGATCCAGAAGCTGAGTAATGTTTGCAATTGCCTTTGATCTCGTCGTCAAAGAAACGGCGGCCTGCCATCCCAAAGGGGTGTCGGTGGCCTATGCCGAAATTGGGGCAGCTCTTGCTGGATATGGCTTTCGGTGGGTCCAAGGAAGCCTCTATGTCTGTGAGGACGAGGATATGGCAAATCTGATGGATGCCATCGACAAGCTGACAGAGATGGATTGGTTTCCCTCATCCGTTCGGGACATCCGGGCATTTCGGGTAGAACAGTGGTCGGACTTCACGGATCGAGTGAAGCGTCGAGGCAGCGGAATGAGGGCCGCAATATATCGAGCCTAGCGGCTTGTCGCATGCTCAGTCGAAAGGATAACCTTTGCAGGCAGGCATCGAGGAATCCACAATAGCTGCAATCATGCTTTCCCCGGTCAGATCGTTGACGCGAAGGATGGACTGGTTGCCTATCAGTCCGTGGTATCAGCCTCTTCCGTACCTCTCCCAAACGCTGCATGCGCGCCTTCAGGTCAGGATCGATCTTCACCGCCATGGGTACGGCAGAGGGGGAGACTGTGGAGGTGGCGGATGGGTTATGCTCGCGGGGATCGCCCTTGACCATACGCGCATGCACGTTAAGCGCATCTCCATCGACACGAACATCCTCGTCTACGCGATGGACCGCGATGCCGGAAAACGTCATGTGCGGGCAGTGAAAGTAGTGGAACAGGCCGTCGACAGCGACTGCATCCTCACTACGCAGGCTCTGGGGGGTTTTTCATGGCGTGTCGCACATTCTGACGGAGGAAAGGGCGTTGAACTCCGCCGCACACAGAGACTCCTATGGGTAATGCCAAAAGATCCTGCGTATGCCGAGGCGCGAGCCCTACTCAAACTGCTCCTGATCAGCGGTGCCATCACCCTGGCCAGCGCGGCAATCATTGTCGTACTCTGGTGGCTGTATGCTGGCGGAGCCCATGGATGACGCGATGCTGAAAACTTGCGGGGATGCCCACTACCGTTATCTGGATATGCGCGACGCCGAGCCGGGGGATCGCTTCTTTCACTTGCGCCATCAGCCTTACAGCGACGTGGTGACGGCCATCGAAGCAGTGGAAGTCCTGACCGTGGAAAAGAAAACCCTGCAGTGCCGGGTAGAGGGGAGGGGCAAGCCGTGGAAACTGCGGCGGCAGGCAGAGCATATCCACTGTTATCTGGCCGATGATCCTGTTTTTCAGCAGTTGCAGTATACCTTCACCCGGGCGCAGCGCATTCAGCAGGCGAAAGACTGGGTGCGCCAGGCCCCGCCGGAGCGTTTCGATGAACCGGTACTGGAGGCCATCGAGCGCTGGCATGGCACAGGTTGAGGGCTCTGGCAGATCCCCTTCCCTGCCTTGACTTTGGCCGTCCTTCTCCTTATCTTCTGTGCCCTTACGAAATTTTGGGGTAGATCATCATGAAGCGCACTTTTCAGCCTAGCGTCGTGCATCGCAAGCGCACTCACGGTTTCCGCGCCCGCATGGCGACCAAGTCTGGCCGCCTGGTCCTCAAGCGGCGGCGCGCCAAAGGCCGGTACAAGCTCTGTCCCTGAGGGATGAGCCGACAGTCGTTCACCCGTGACGACCGCCTGCGCAACAAGGCTGAAATCCGCCTTGCCTTGCGCGAGGGGAAAAAGCGCAGTTTTCCCGAATTGGTGTTCTACCGTCTGGACAACGATCTGGGGCATGCGCGCATTGGCTTCGCCGTCAGCCGGAAGGTCGGCAAGGCGGTGCTCCGCAACCGTCTGAAACGACGCCTGCGCGAGGCGTTTCGGCTGAGCGCCGGCCGTTCTCTGCCTTGCGATCTCATGGTCGTGGCGCGTCCGGCCGCGCGCGACGCGGCCTATGCCGTGCTGCGTGGGCGCTTGGATAGCGTGTTGCGCTGATGGCCATGCTTCGTCGCGGCGCCATCGCCCTGATTCATACCTATCAACTCGTCCTGAGCCCCTTTCTCGGGCAGAATTGCCGCTACCATCCAAGCTGTTCGCATTACACCTGCGAGGCCATAGAACGCTATGGTGTCCTGCGCGGCGCCTGGATGGGTGTCAAACGCATCGCTCGCTGTCATCCTTTTCACCCGGGGGGGTACGACCCCGTACCCTGAGTTTTCGGAGCCTCATGGATAGCCAACGTACCATCCTCGCCGTCGTCCTCTCGATTATCGTCCTGGTGCTCTTCGAGTGGCTGGCACCCCATCCCAAACCCAGCCCGAAGGCAACGCCAACGGCGGTCACCCAGTCAGCCGCCCAGCCAACGCCGGTTACCCAATCGCCTGCGCCTACCAGCAGCGTTCCGGCTGCGCCTAGCACGATTGCGGCGGTGACGAGCCATGCGGTGGGCGAGGGGCCCAGTGTCTCTTTCCAGACGGATCTTTATACCGGCAAGATCTATCTGCACGGCGGTGATATCCAGAATCTCGGCCTGCGCCAATATCCCATTGCCGTGGACAACAAAGCGCCTTATCCCATTCTGGACAGTAGCGCTGCGCGATTGACGGCACAGCAAAGCGGCTTCCTGAGCACCGACGGGCAGATTCTGCGCGCCGACTTCAGCGCCCCGCAGGCCGTCAATGACGGCGGGCCCATCACCCTGAACGGCCAGGCCGGCCCGCTGAAAATCGAAAAAACCTTTTCGTTTGATCCACACACCTATCTGATCAACGAAGACATCCGCATCACCAATACCGGCAAGGAGCCGTGGAAAGGCAGCTATTTCGACCAGATTCTGCGCAATGACCGTACCCAGAGCCATTGGTTCATGTCGATTTTTACCGGCGCGGTCCTGATGCACCATGGCAGCCTGAGTGAGAAAGGCTTTTCGGATCTTCGCGACCACCCGGAGGAGCATGGTGGCCCAGGCTGGGCGGGCATGACCGATCACTATTTTCTGCAAGCGGTCTTACCGGAAGCACATGCCGCCGTGCAACTCTACGCGCGTCCGGCAGGCAGCAACTACGTCGCCGGTGTGCAGCAGGCCCTGCCGACCCTGCAGCCGGGGCATAGCTATAGCCTGCGTCAGC
This genomic stretch from Acidithiobacillus sp. AMEEHan harbors:
- a CDS encoding DUF5397 family protein, with protein sequence MQPSAKQSFPHPELIGSFRQFGPFGVAYQVVKEGHSTDHGWTVEIEVPSTGEHLEYPLRSVLDDPEAE
- a CDS encoding virulence factor, whose product is MFAIAFDLVVKETAACHPKGVSVAYAEIGAALAGYGFRWVQGSLYVCEDEDMANLMDAIDKLTEMDWFPSSVRDIRAFRVEQWSDFTDRVKRRGSGMRAAIYRA
- the rpmH gene encoding 50S ribosomal protein L34, with protein sequence MKRTFQPSVVHRKRTHGFRARMATKSGRLVLKRRRAKGRYKLCP
- the rnpA gene encoding ribonuclease P protein component; protein product: MSRQSFTRDDRLRNKAEIRLALREGKKRSFPELVFYRLDNDLGHARIGFAVSRKVGKAVLRNRLKRRLREAFRLSAGRSLPCDLMVVARPAARDAAYAVLRGRLDSVLR
- the yidD gene encoding membrane protein insertion efficiency factor YidD yields the protein MAMLRRGAIALIHTYQLVLSPFLGQNCRYHPSCSHYTCEAIERYGVLRGAWMGVKRIARCHPFHPGGYDPVP
- the yidC gene encoding membrane protein insertase YidC; the protein is MDSQRTILAVVLSIIVLVLFEWLAPHPKPSPKATPTAVTQSAAQPTPVTQSPAPTSSVPAAPSTIAAVTSHAVGEGPSVSFQTDLYTGKIYLHGGDIQNLGLRQYPIAVDNKAPYPILDSSAARLTAQQSGFLSTDGQILRADFSAPQAVNDGGPITLNGQAGPLKIEKTFSFDPHTYLINEDIRITNTGKEPWKGSYFDQILRNDRTQSHWFMSIFTGAVLMHHGSLSEKGFSDLRDHPEEHGGPGWAGMTDHYFLQAVLPEAHAAVQLYARPAGSNYVAGVQQALPTLQPGHSYSLRQQLYLGPKLQNQLARLGRGLEQTVDYGWFSIVAEPMHGVLTWFHSWCGNWGLAIILLVLAVKIIFFYPSAISYRSMANMRKLQPKLEQIKKETNGDRQQMGAKMMELYRTEKVNPMAGCLPLVIQMPVFIALYWVLVESVSLRQAPFILWIHDLALPDPYYILPLLMGISMFLQQRLNPAPMDPVQKKIMSILPVAFAIFFSFFPAGLVLYWLTNNVFGIIQQYLITRHVMKES